The Gemmatimonadaceae bacterium nucleotide sequence CCTCGGAGAGGCCGCTCACGATCACGTTGGCCAGCCGCGAGAAGGGCGGATACGGGGGACTCCGCCGTCCGTCCAGCTCCTGCGCCACGAACTTCTCGTAGTCGTGCGTTGCCGCGCACTGCACGGCGTGGTGCTCGGGCACGCGCGTCTGCACGAACACCTGGCCGCGCTTGACGCCGCGGCCGGCGCGCCCCGCCACCTGGCTCACCAGCTGGAAGCAGCGCTCCGACGCGCGGAAGTCCGGCATGTTGATGCCGGTGTCGGCGTCCACCACCCCCACCAGCGTGACGTTCGGAAAGTCGAGCCCCTTGGCGATCATCTGCGTGCCGAGCAGGATGTCCACCTCGCCGCGCTCCACGCGATCGAGAATCTCGGCGTGCGCCCATTTGCCGCTCGTCGTGTCCATGTCCATGCGGGCGACGCGCGCCGTGGGGTAGCGGTCGACGAGCAGCCGTTCCACCTGCTGCGTGCCCAGGCCCTTGCCGCGCAGCACCAGGCCGCCGCACTTGGGGCACGCCGCGCGCATGGGCTCCGCGTACTGGCAGTAGTGGCACACCAGGCGTTCGGGCACGCGGTGGTAGGTGAGGCTCACGTTGCAGTTGGGACACGACGCCACGTCGCCGCAGGCGTCGCACTGCACGAACGACGCGTAGCCGCGCCGGTTGAGCAGGAGGATGCTCTGCTCGCCGCGCGAGAGCCGGTCGACGATCGCCGCCTCGAGCGGCTCACTGAGCACGTAGCGCAGCGCCGCCTCCTCCGTCGACAGGCGCCGCGGATGCGTCTTGGGATCGGGCCGCCGCATGTCCACCACGCGCACGTCGGGCAGCACGCCGCCGCCCACGCGGTCGGGCAGGCGGAGCAGATGATGCCGGTGGGCGAGGGCATTCTGCCAGCTCTCCAGGCTCGGCGTGGCGCTGCCCAGCACCACCACCGCGCCGTCGCGCCGGGCGCGCATCAGCGCCACCTCGCGGGCGTGATAGCGCGGCGTCTCGCCCTGCTTGTACGTGGCCTCGTGCTCCTCGTCGAGAATGATCGCCCCGAGGTTGTCGAGCGGCGCGAACACCGCCGACCGCGCGCCCACGGCGATGCGCTTGTCGCCGCGCGACAGCGCCAGCCAGGCGTCGTACCGCTCGCCGTCGCTGAGCCCGCTGTGGAGCACCGCGATGCGGTCGCCGAACACGGCGCGGAAGCGGCCCACGGTCTGCGGGGTGAGCGCGATCTCGGGCACGAGCACGATCGCCGTCTTCCCCCACTCGTCCACCACCCTGCGCAGGAACTCCACGTACACCAGCGTCTTGCCGCTGCCCGTGATGCCGTGGAGCACGAACGACTCGCCCCCGCCCGCCGCGCAGAGCGCCTGCACCGCGGCGCGCTGCGCCGGCGTGGGGTCGTGCGGCCCCTGCGTGGGCGACGGCCGCGCGGCGAACGGATCGCGCTCCACCACCTCCTGCTCCATGGAGACGATCCCCCGCTTGACCAGAGCCGCGATCGCCGACGCCGAGGCGCCGAGCTGCCCCACCAGATGCTCCACCGGCGCCCGCCCGCCCAGCGACTCCAGCAGCTCGTACACGGCCCGCTGCTTGGGCGCGCGCTTGAACAGCGCGTCGCGCTCGAGCAGCGACGGCAGTTCGCGCGCCAGCCGCGCCACCCGCCGCTCCTTGCGCGACGGCTCGGGCGCCCGCACGGCCGACAGCGCCGCGGGCAGCATCGTGCGCAGCACGACGCCCAGCGGCGCCACGTAGTACTCCGACATCCAGCGCGCCAGGTCGAGGAGATTCTCGTGCACCACCGGCGCGTCGTCGGGCGCGGCGAGGATGTCCTTGGGCACGAACTCGGGCGTGGGCTCGGCCAGCCCCACCACGAGGCCGATCGTCCGGCGGCCGCGCACCGGCACGACGACGCGCGACCCCACCCCCACGCGCCCCGCCATCGCGTCGGGCACGGCGTAGGTGAACTCGCGGAACAGCGGCAGCGGGAGGGCGACCGAGATCAGCATGCGGCGCGTGCCGCGGCGCGGGGCGTCACGCGCCGCGCAGCCGCACTCCCAGGCCGGGCGCGTCGGGGATCGCGATGCGGCCGCCCTCGATGGTCGCCCCCACGTGCGGATCGTCGGCCAGCAGCGCCGCGCCGTCGAGGTCGGCGTCGTCGAGCAGCGGCGCCAGATGCGCCGCCGCCGTGATGCCGAGGCTGGTCTCGATCATGCACCCCATCATCACGCGCATGCCGTGGGAGCGCGCCGTGGCGATCATGCGGTGCGCTTCGCGGAATCCCCCGCACTTGGCGAGCTTGATGTTGATGCCGTCCACGGCGCCGGCCAGCCGCGGGATGTCGGCGGCCGTGACGCACGACTCGTCGGCGATGATCGGCAGCGCCGAGCGTTCGCGCACGAAGCGCAGCCCCTCCAGATCCTCGGGCGGCAGCGGCTGTTCCACGAACTCCACGCCGTAGCGGGCCAGTCGCTCGATCATCGCCAGCGCGTGCTTGGGCGTCCACGCGGCGTTCGCGTCCACGCGGATCACCTTGCCCGGCGCCGCGCCGCGCACCGTGCGCACGATCTCGTCGTCGCGATCGGTGCCCAACTTCACCTTGAGCACCGGATACGCGGCGGCCTGCTCCACGCGCCGCACCAGCTCCTCCTCGGTGGGCGCAATGGCGATCGTGAAGCTCGACGGCGGCGCCGCGGCCGGCGTGAGCCCCCACAGGCGGTACAACGGCACGCCCAGCCGCTTGCCCACGAGATCGTGCATCGCGGCGCTGATCGCCATGCGCGCCGCCGCGTTGCCGCGCAGCGCGCGGAACAGCGCGTGCTCCAGATCCTCCAGCGCCCACGCCTCGGCCGCCTCGACCACCGGGCGCAGCTTCTCGAGCGCCGCCACCACGGTCTGCGCCGTCTCGCCGTAGAACGGGCTCGGCGCCGCCTCGCCCATCCCTTCGGCGCCGTCGCGGTCCACAAGGCGCACCCGCACTCGCGCATACTCGCTGGCGCCGCCGCGCGCGATCACGAACGGATGCGCCGTGTGCACCGTGACCGGCTCGTAGGACAGGCGCATCACCGCGGCGGCGCTCCCGCCGAGTGGCGCGCCACCCAGGCCGAGCGGTGCGCGTCGTCATGGCCCGGCAGGCCGTTGATGTAGGCGATCAATGCGTCGGCCAGATCGTTGGCCCGCTGATACCGCCCGCTCGGCCCCTTGGCCAGGCACTGCATGATGATCGCCGACAGCGCCGGCGGCACGCGCGAGTCCACCTGGTCGGGCGCCACCGGCTGCTCGTGCACCTGCTTGTAGCCCACCGAGAATGCATCGGGCCCGTCGAACGGCGGGAATCCCAGCACCGCCTCGTACAGCACGATGCCCAGCGCGTACACGTCGCTTCGGCCGTCCACGAGCTTGCCCATGGCCTGCTCGGGGGACATGTAGTGCGGCGTGCCCATGGCCCGCCCCGACGCCGTGAGCCGTCCCTGGTTCCGCGCCTCGGCGATGCCGAAGTCGGTGAGCATCGCGTTGCCGTCCTCGTCGAACAGCACGTTGTCGGGCTTGATGTCGCGGTGCACGATGCCGCGGCGATGCGCGTAGTCGAGCGCCGTGGCCACCTGGGCGATGGCCGTGGCCGCCTCCACCGGATCCACCATCTTGCGGCGCGCGATGCGGTCGGACAGCGACCCGCCCGAGAGGTACGGCATGACGGTGAACACCGTGGTGCCCAGACTGCCGCTGTCCATGACCGGACAGATGTGCGGATGCACGAGCCGGGCGGCCGCCTGCGCTTCGCGGCGGAACCGCTCCATCATCTCGGCGTCCTTGGCGAGATGCGCGTGCAGAACCTTGATCACCACCGGCCGCTCGAGCTGCGCGTGGTCGGCCAGGAACACGTCGGCCATGCCGCCGCCACCCAGCCGCTGCATCACGCGATACCGGCTGCCCGTGGCCTGGCGCAGCGCCGAGATGGTCTCGCTGGGCTTCTCGGCGGGCGCCCGGTCCAACTCGGGCAGCGGCGCGCTGCAGCGGGTGCACGTGTCGGCGGAGGTGCGATTCCAGGTGCCGCACTCTGGACAGAACATGCTACGCGCTCCGCGGATCCTGGCGACGGACGGGTTGAGTGGATTCAAAACATAGCATGGCCACGCCCTGCCCGCATCACGCGAGCGCCCGCAGGTGCGTCACGCAGGCCGCGCCCAGGCGGTCGGGCACGTAGCCGCCTTCGAGCGCGCTCACCACCCGCCCGCCGCACCAGGCGTCGGCCCGCTCCGCCACGGCGCGCGTGAGCAGCGTCACATCGCCCAGCTCCAGCGTGAATCCGCCCAGCGGATCGCCGGCCAGCGAGTCGAATCCCGCCGAGATCAGCACGAGATCGGGGGTGAAGCCGCGAACCGCGTGGTCCACGGCCCCGAGCAGCGCCTCCACGTACCGCGCCGCCGCGAGCCCGCCCGGCATCGGCACGTTCCACACGTTCCCGTGGGGCCCGCGATCGTCGGCCGCCCCCGTGCCCGGGTACCACGGCCACTGGTGCATGGACACGAAGCGGATGTCGGCCGTCTGCTCCACCAACGCCTGCGTGCCGTTGCCGTGGTGCACGTCCCAGTCCACGATCAGCACGCGCTCGGCGCCGTGCCGGCGGCGCGCATAGTGGGCGCCGATCGCGACGTTGCCGAACAGGCAGAACCCCATGGCGCGATCGCGCAGCGCGTGGTGGCCCGGCGGACGCACGGCCGAGAAGCTGCGGGTGGCCCGGCCGTCGAACGCCATGTCCACGCCGTCGAGCACGCAGCCGGCGGCGGCGGTCGCGGCAGCCCACGAGCCCTCGCTCGCCACCGTGTCGGCATCCAGACGGCCGCCGCCGCGCTCGGCCAGCCGGCGCACCTGCTCCACGTACGCCGCGTCGTGCGCCAGGAGCAGCTCGTCCACCGTGGCGTGCCGCCCCTCGACGTGCTGGGCGGCGTGGAACAGATCGGGGTCGTCGCGCAGCGCGCGCGGGATGGCGCGCAGCCGCCCCACGTGCTCGGGGTGTCCCCACCCCGTGTCGTGGCGGCCGCAGTCGGAGTGCGATATGTACGCGAGCGACATCCCGGCTCCGCCTGCGCCGCCCGCGCCGCTACCGCAGCGGGCGGCGGCGGCGGAACGTCAGCAGCAGGATTCCGCCATCGACCACGCCGGCGGCGGCCAGCGACTCGTGCTCGTTGAGAATCTCCCAACCGTGCAGCTTGACCACGAAGTCCTCGTGGTACTGCGCCTGCGGAAAGAGCGCGGTGAGGGCGTGCTTCTTCACCGTCTCCACCGTGTC carries:
- the priA gene encoding primosomal protein N', with the translated sequence MLISVALPLPLFREFTYAVPDAMAGRVGVGSRVVVPVRGRRTIGLVVGLAEPTPEFVPKDILAAPDDAPVVHENLLDLARWMSEYYVAPLGVVLRTMLPAALSAVRAPEPSRKERRVARLARELPSLLERDALFKRAPKQRAVYELLESLGGRAPVEHLVGQLGASASAIAALVKRGIVSMEQEVVERDPFAARPSPTQGPHDPTPAQRAAVQALCAAGGGESFVLHGITGSGKTLVYVEFLRRVVDEWGKTAIVLVPEIALTPQTVGRFRAVFGDRIAVLHSGLSDGERYDAWLALSRGDKRIAVGARSAVFAPLDNLGAIILDEEHEATYKQGETPRYHAREVALMRARRDGAVVVLGSATPSLESWQNALAHRHHLLRLPDRVGGGVLPDVRVVDMRRPDPKTHPRRLSTEEAALRYVLSEPLEAAIVDRLSRGEQSILLLNRRGYASFVQCDACGDVASCPNCNVSLTYHRVPERLVCHYCQYAEPMRAACPKCGGLVLRGKGLGTQQVERLLVDRYPTARVARMDMDTTSGKWAHAEILDRVERGEVDILLGTQMIAKGLDFPNVTLVGVVDADTGINMPDFRASERCFQLVSQVAGRAGRGVKRGQVFVQTRVPEHHAVQCAATHDYEKFVAQELDGRRSPPYPPFSRLANVIVSGLSEAATVELAQSAGAWLHALVARREPGVLSIIGPAPCPVDRVKQRWRWHLLLKSPQAGALTRVCRYFASRFPVPSQSGMRIIIDRDPVSLL
- a CDS encoding dipeptide epimerase, whose amino-acid sequence is MRLSYEPVTVHTAHPFVIARGGASEYARVRVRLVDRDGAEGMGEAAPSPFYGETAQTVVAALEKLRPVVEAAEAWALEDLEHALFRALRGNAAARMAISAAMHDLVGKRLGVPLYRLWGLTPAAAPPSSFTIAIAPTEEELVRRVEQAAAYPVLKVKLGTDRDDEIVRTVRGAAPGKVIRVDANAAWTPKHALAMIERLARYGVEFVEQPLPPEDLEGLRFVRERSALPIIADESCVTAADIPRLAGAVDGINIKLAKCGGFREAHRMIATARSHGMRVMMGCMIETSLGITAAAHLAPLLDDADLDGAALLADDPHVGATIEGGRIAIPDAPGLGVRLRGA
- a CDS encoding serine/threonine-protein kinase; the protein is MFCPECGTWNRTSADTCTRCSAPLPELDRAPAEKPSETISALRQATGSRYRVMQRLGGGGMADVFLADHAQLERPVVIKVLHAHLAKDAEMMERFRREAQAAARLVHPHICPVMDSGSLGTTVFTVMPYLSGGSLSDRIARRKMVDPVEAATAIAQVATALDYAHRRGIVHRDIKPDNVLFDEDGNAMLTDFGIAEARNQGRLTASGRAMGTPHYMSPEQAMGKLVDGRSDVYALGIVLYEAVLGFPPFDGPDAFSVGYKQVHEQPVAPDQVDSRVPPALSAIIMQCLAKGPSGRYQRANDLADALIAYINGLPGHDDAHRSAWVARHSAGAPPR
- a CDS encoding histone deacetylase, coding for MSLAYISHSDCGRHDTGWGHPEHVGRLRAIPRALRDDPDLFHAAQHVEGRHATVDELLLAHDAAYVEQVRRLAERGGGRLDADTVASEGSWAAATAAAGCVLDGVDMAFDGRATRSFSAVRPPGHHALRDRAMGFCLFGNVAIGAHYARRRHGAERVLIVDWDVHHGNGTQALVEQTADIRFVSMHQWPWYPGTGAADDRGPHGNVWNVPMPGGLAAARYVEALLGAVDHAVRGFTPDLVLISAGFDSLAGDPLGGFTLELGDVTLLTRAVAERADAWCGGRVVSALEGGYVPDRLGAACVTHLRALA